TTGCTGATGGCCATATATCTTGAAGAAAAACAGACTTGCCTTCATTGTTTGTCCCTATTGGCTCGGTTTCAAAATTAATATCAATTTTGCCGGCTATCGCATAAGCTACGACAAGCGCAGGCGAAGCAAGAAAGTTAGCACGTATGAGTGGAGAAATTCTTCCCTCAAAATTTCGGTTCCCGCTTAATACTGAAGCCACCACAAGATTTTTCGCAGATATTGCTTTTACAACAGAATCATGAAGTGGGCCGCTGTTTCCTATACAAGTGGTGCATCCGTAAGCAACAATATTAAATTTAAGCTCTTCAAGATATGACAACAACCCTGATTTTTCAAGGTAAGCGGCAACTACTTTGGAACCGGGCGCAAGACTGGTTTTTACCCATGGTTTAACCATAAGCCCCAGTGAGAGTGCTTTTTTTGCAAGAAGCCCCGCACCTATCAGAGCTGAAGGATTGGAAGTATTTGTACAACTTGTTATAGCAGCTATAACAATTGAACCATGATCAAGATTGGCCGAAACATCATCTATCTTTATATTTTCAGGTTTTTCTTTTCTGTTATTATCTTTTTGTATTAATTCTTTAAATACTTCTTTAACCTGAAAAAGCGGTATGCGTTCCTGAGGCTTTTTAGGCCCGGCAATACAAGGTTGAACCTTACTCATATCAAATTCAACAGTATCATGATAGATGATATTACTTTTGTCATCTTGTCTGAAAAGGCCCTGTTCTTTAGTATATGTTTCTATCAAAGATATGATATGGTCAGAGCGGCCGGTTAATCTAAGGTATTTTAATGTAATATCATCCACCGGGAAAAACCCCATTGTAGCTCCGTATTCAGGGGCCATGTTTGCAATGGTCGCACGATCCTCCAAGCTTATGTTTGAAACTCCGGGCCCGTAAAATTCAACAAATTTTCCTACAACACCTTTTTTTCTTAAAAGCTCGGTAATATGTAAAACAAGATCTGTTGCAGTTGTACGATCTGAAAGTTTTCCTGTAAGCTTAAAACCAAGCACCTGGGGAGTAAGAAGATAATATGGATTTCCAAGCATAACAGCTTCAGCCTCTATTCCGCCCACACCCCAACCAAGCACTCCAATTCCATTTATCATTGTTGTATGTGAATCAAAGCCAAACACACTATCAGGAAAAACAGTGTTGGTATTTGAAAACTCTTTTATGAAAACTACTCTTGCAAGGTATTCAAGGTTAACCTGATGGCATATACCGGTAGCAGGAGGCACTACTTTAAAATTATCAAAATTCTTCTGCCCCCATTTTAAAAAAGTATAACGTTCGGAATTGCGTTTAAACTCATTATTAATATTTTCTTCAAGAGAAGTAGTTTTGCCGAAAGAATCTACCTGAACAGAATGATCGATGACCAGCTCTGAAGGTACACAAGGATTGATTTTCATAGGATCTTTGTAAAGACGATTTGCAGCATCGCGCATTGCAGCCAAATCAACTATTGCCGGAACCCCTGTAAAGTCCTGCATAAGCAATCTGGCAGGCATAAAAGGTATTTCAATACTTTCTTTTTCTATATTCCATAAAGCCAGATTATTTATATCTTTATCTGTAAATAAAACCCCATCTTCGTTTCTGATAAGATTTTCCAGAAGTATTTTAATGCAAACAGGCAGTTTTGATATATCTTTAAAGCCTGCATCGGCAAGTTTATTCAAGCTGAAATATGTATAATTCTTGCTGCCTATCTTAAGTATTTCTTTTGTGTCAAAACTGTTTTTACTGCCTGTCATATTTACTCCTAAAAAATGTCAGATATAAAAGGATTCAAGGGTTCGAGGGTTCAAGCGATGGCAATTTTCCCCTTTGAGTTATAATCCTCTCCCTCTTTGAACTTAATCAAAATTGGGCATTCTTTAAAGAACTCAAAACTTTTACCAAACCTATAATACTACTTTATAATTTATCAACATTACACTTGGCTCCTGGAACCCTTGACCCCTTGAATCCTTGATCAGCAAGTCTTTTATAGATGTTTCGATTGTATATATAATCATAGAAGTATCTTATTGATTTTTTCACAAAGATCAAAAGAGCTATTAATATTTATGCCATCTAACCCGATAGCCGGCACAGCTCCCATAAGAGAATTTGTGAGAATCACACCATCAGCAGAAAACAATTCATTGGAAAAAATTAATTTATCCTCAAATTCATAACCCCATTCCAAAAGCAACTTTCTGACTGCTTTGCTCATTATACCGGGTAGTACATGAGGCGATAACGGTCTTATAATTTTTTTACCATAAACAACCATAATATTTGCCGTATTTGTTTCCGATAAACTTCCATCCGGATTTACTATCAGTGCTTCATCAGCACCATTTTCTTTCGCCCATTGACCTGCAAGATAATAGTATAAATAATTCAGGGTCTTATAGGAAGCAAGAGGACTCTGCCTTGGTTCGTCATAAAAAGCAAGATATAAGCCTTTATTGGTTTTCAGCTGAATTCTTCCCGGATAATCTTTTGCTATAACCAGCAGATCATAATTTGTTATTAAACAGCCCCCTCCGCCTTTAGCTGCAATAATCTTGATGGAAGCCGTTTTATTTGATAGTCCGTTTTCAGTAATTACCTGTCTGATTATATCTTCCCATGTTAAATCAGGAGCCGTATCTTTGAAAAAATATTTCCATGCATCATTAAACCTTAAAATATGTTCATCAAGAAAAGCTGGGTTGCCTTTATTTATTCGTATTGTTTCAAAAAAACCGTATCCATACATAAAGCCTTCGCCGCATGCAGAAACATTTGCATCATCAGAAGACTTTAACATGCCGTTATGCCATATGACTGAATTTATGTTTGAAGTTTCTTTTGTGCTTTTAAATGCATCCATTATAGTACGGCCTTTATGCAATGTTTCATCAAATTCATCCTGCGGATTCGAATCCAATACTATCCCTCCGCCTACGGAATAAACGATCTTGCCGCTTAAAATACTGATAGTACGGATTGCTATCGATAAATCCATCGTGTCATGGAAACTTATATATCCGATAGCTCCTGTATAGATATGCCGGCGGCATGGTT
This window of the Pseudomonadota bacterium genome carries:
- the acnA gene encoding aconitate hydratase AcnA; this encodes MTGSKNSFDTKEILKIGSKNYTYFSLNKLADAGFKDISKLPVCIKILLENLIRNEDGVLFTDKDINNLALWNIEKESIEIPFMPARLLMQDFTGVPAIVDLAAMRDAANRLYKDPMKINPCVPSELVIDHSVQVDSFGKTTSLEENINNEFKRNSERYTFLKWGQKNFDNFKVVPPATGICHQVNLEYLARVVFIKEFSNTNTVFPDSVFGFDSHTTMINGIGVLGWGVGGIEAEAVMLGNPYYLLTPQVLGFKLTGKLSDRTTATDLVLHITELLRKKGVVGKFVEFYGPGVSNISLEDRATIANMAPEYGATMGFFPVDDITLKYLRLTGRSDHIISLIETYTKEQGLFRQDDKSNIIYHDTVEFDMSKVQPCIAGPKKPQERIPLFQVKEVFKELIQKDNNRKEKPENIKIDDVSANLDHGSIVIAAITSCTNTSNPSALIGAGLLAKKALSLGLMVKPWVKTSLAPGSKVVAAYLEKSGLLSYLEELKFNIVAYGCTTCIGNSGPLHDSVVKAISAKNLVVASVLSGNRNFEGRISPLIRANFLASPALVVAYAIAGKIDINFETEPIGTNNEGKSVFLQDIWPSAKEISQIVETLLTPDMFIKEYSTIFEGSKQWQLLSVPEGSIFKWEPDSIYIKNPPFFTDITKTTPELQDIKKARVLALLGDSVTTDHISPAGSIPVESPAGKYLISKKIPPDEFNSFGSYRGNHEIMMRGTFGNIRLKNKLAPETTGGWTTILPEEKTATIYDAAMAYKKSGIPLIVIAGREYGTGSSRDWAAKGTFLLGVKAVIAQSFERIHRSNLVCMGVLPLQFDEGINYEVLELDGTELYDIEGIETDFYPKKMLKISACRKDKSKIEFNVTARIDSKSELNYFIHGGILSYVLRNISKL